The sequence below is a genomic window from Bombus pascuorum chromosome 15, iyBomPasc1.1, whole genome shotgun sequence.
GATATCTTGTTTCACCCCCTTCCCTTCTCTCAGGCCAGGGAGGATAACTTAACACTTTAATCTAATGGAATTAAGCGACCAGCTGCGAGTTTCGCTTTTGTTCGAAACCAATCGACAAATTAACTCGCGATCCGACGAagtctaataaaaatttttccagCTAAAAACTTTTCGACAGCGCTACCTTTTATGTGGGTTAAGACCTTGGTGCCGGGTGATTATAAAACTGTTTCTGCGATTGGCCAGATGCAGGATACATTTGATTTCCAGGTGGCGGTGTAACAGGCGTGTACTTGGAGATCGATACTGCTGTGGTAGACGGTGGAATAAACTGGGGAGGATACGGATTTGAGCCTGGTGGTGCTTGAGACGCTTGGGGTACTAAgaattgttgtggttgtttaTTTGCAGATGTCTGAGGTGTAGCGTTCGAATAAACTTGTTGCGCAGAATTCTGTGGAACTGTGAAGTTTGAGTACTGAACGGGACAAGGTTTAGCTTGGAACTGAGAATAATGGATGGATGCAGATCCTGGAGGAGGTATATAGGGTTGAGGAGGCAATTGAGGTACCGGGTAACCTGGTGGGGTATTTGATACAGTAGGATGAGGTGGAGATGTTTTACGCGCTTTCAATATTGCCTCTGCCGTTAAACCTGTAACGATTTACAGTCATGTAAAAAGTAATGAAATGGCAAAAGAGAATAGTAATATTTACCATGTTTGCGAGCTCTTTCCTCTTCGTCGTCGCTGAGGAACAATCCAAATTCTCGTTTCAATCTTTCTGTAAGATTTTCTCTTTGACGTTCGACTAAAGTTGGCGCGGCAGACCAACCAATTGTCCCTTCCTCACCACCTATAAgagtataaaatgttttaacaaagtagtttataatttttgatGCTTAAACCTATTGTTATTATCTCAACCTTAAACCTCTTAGTATCCTCTATATTAACCTTTCTTTTCCTCGCCTTCTGTGTTCGTGAAAAGCGGTAATGTGGTTAGGGTCGGTACATCAAGAGATAATGAGATTTTGGAACCTTCCTCATCGGAACTCAGCGACGAAGTTCCACTGCTCGCACTATCTGATCTACCTCTAGCTCCCCCCTTATCTGTTGTAGAAGCATCGCTTGACGGTTCAGGTTCTGGAGGCGTGCCAGACGATTGCTGTTTGCGTTTACGGTATTCTGATATGGACAACTAGAACAGCAAATTACTTTTGAATAAACAAGAAACACATGGTAGAATAACTTCgaagtagaaattttattctatagtTATTCTAACCTTTCGTTTAACAGGAGGGATTGTTTCGGGTTTAAATGCAGGAGCTGGCATACTATTTGGAACGACAGTTCTCGGATCCTTTAATCGTTTGATTTCCTTAGGCGGAGCTTCCTCCTCTTTTATTGGAGTTTCTTCATTGTGAACATTTTGAGGGATTGGTTTTGTCGTACACTCTTGTATCTCTATAATCTGCTCAGAAGTTTCACACTTTGGCTCGATGTATGgtacattattttcttcgatcaCTTCTTCTTTAGCGCTCTCGTTTGTTAGATCATCCAACTTAGCTTCCAGCAATTCCCTTAACGCCGTCGAGAGCATAGACTTTTGTTCACCATTTTTGGATTCATCTTCCGTCTCCATATCAATGGTAGACTCGATAATAGCGGCTTCAAAATTCAATTGGCTTTTTGGAGCACTCGTTGCTTCTGTCTTTTTACGAATTCGCTCACTTAATGGTGGAATGGAATGAAAACTCTTTGGTGGTTCTGTGATAGATTCTGTGTCCATGTTGGAAGACACAGACTCAAAAATGGATTCTTCGGATGAAGTAACGAACGCGGACGGCTGTTCAAGTTTCTGAGATTCCTGGCTCTGTTCGATTTCTTTAATGCTATTCTCAATGATACATTCTGATTCAGATTTGCTTCCGAATTCTTTGAATAACTTTTCCTCGTGGTTTAAATTGAACGATTTGAACGATGACGACTCGTATTTCACGTCATCTATTTCTTTATCCTCAGATTCGGAATCTTCTTTGGAACTCTCCATCAGACCCTCGATACCATCCATGCTTTTATCCTTTTCCGAACTAGTGTCTACTTTTTCCTTATAATCATTTCCATCGTCGCCagtaattttcttcatttgAGCTTCAACGTCAAATTCGTCGATCGACATGTTGTCGTCAGATTTGATTTCGCACTTCATATCTTCGGATCTTTTATAATCATCACACTTATCATCTTCAACTTTAACCATCTCATTTATACTACCTCCGAATTCCAGTTTCATCTCAGCCACGCGTTCCTTCAGAATTGCATCCGATTCCATAACAGCGATTGGAGAGCTGAAATCTTCCATTTCTGTGTCTCCTTCGTTTTGATCGACTATCTCGACGGTACCCTTCTCCATATCcaaattctcttctttctttataatatattccttTTTGCTCCTATTTTTCTGATGGCTAACCAGTTCGTTTTTAACAGATCGCAATTCATTCTTGATGAAAGATTTTGACTCCAAGTGCATGTAAGTGTCACAATCCATTtcatctttctcttctttcttcacCCCGATGTTCTCTTCTTTCATTATCGAAATGTCTATCACTAAATGTTTCTcggattttacatttttaagatGAAAATCCTGTGAAATATCTATCGAAAGCTTTTGCCGTACGATATCGTTTGAATTTACGTGTTCATGTGAGGCAATCTCTTGCTTTACAGATTCTGTTGTCGTGTGACCTTCTTCATTCTGATCAACCAACGAGGATTGCAGGTGCTCGATGAAATCGTCCTGAAAAAAAtggtttgattaaaaattcaacttcctattaatttacaaaaaaacaTTTCAACATACAATCAAACAGCAACTCACTTCAACAGGACACAAAGATCTATTGTTCGAAGTGGACTCAGGGACTAACATAGTAGGTGTAGTGGGTGGAGTATAATTGTCTGACGATAAACTTTCTCTAgctattcttcttttcttcggtGGAGCTACCATTTCACTAGCCGGCGGACTCTCTGGTCGACTATTTGGTGAATCACATTCTTCAGAGATAGCTTGACGTAACCACCTTTTCTTGGCAGATCCCGTAGAAACAGGGCAAACTGTATGTCCACTGATTGCCTGTTGCTTGCGTTGTGGTGGTGAATCGCATATTCCAGATACCGAATTAGCCGCCTGCACAAGAGTAGCTAAACTTTTAGCTGCGTAACTCTGCGTTAAGAATTCTGCGGATGAGTCCGTTGGTAAAGAAAAATCCGAAGATCTGCAAAGAGGATTTATCGAATTCGTCGCAGAAGCCGGTGGCAATGCTGGTAACGGTGATATTTGAGATATATTGCTTTGCGGTGGATCGGGTGACTCTTTTAACCATTCATTCATTAGAACTTTCTTGGTTTTCGGAAATTTGAAGCCAGGAGCTAGAGGACCAACCGCTGCTGCGACTAACAAGCAAGCCGAAGATAAAGGAGTGGATGGAGTTGAACTTTGGGAGCTGCTGCTTGCACCACTATCACAAGTTGGACTTTTAACTGGTGTTGGTTGTTGCAAAGGAGGCGAACTCGGTCCAGGTGCGTTAGAATTTGCTAAAGCCAATAGTAAACCAGCAGCCGTTGGAATTCCTTGATGTGCAGCTGTAGCTACGCTCTCGTTCGTACTTTTGGCAGGAGTATGCAGATGATAAGGAGCATCTCGACTTTGCGAATGATTTTGGCTCAACAAAGGTGGCGATTGCATCGAATTGCTTTCTTCTCCGGACGATTCGTCCGAGTCCGCGGAATTCAATCTGGTTCTTCGACTGCTACTTTGCGATTGAGAAGTACTAGTAGTCCTTGCTCTaccctttcttctcttccgcCTTAAAGGTCTATCGgaattttgttgtttttgCTTTGTTTGTATCGTGACGCTATGACTATCTTCGTTATCGCTATGCGTACCACCAGACTCCTTCCGCTGTGCATTTCGTGCTTGAACTTCTTGTTTCCTTTGTTCCGCTTTCTCGAGCCTCTCGAAAGCTTTCATAATAGCTTCCatcttcctctcttctctGGTCATCTTCTTCTTGTCTTTCTTAGTCTCTGGCACTATTGGTTGACTTAAGTTCGGAGAAGTTTGCGGCTGTTGCACTAACGTCAGCGGTTCCTCTTTAGGTATTTGGCGCACCGTATTTGCAACAGTGGTTGTAACTGTCCTTCTTGGTGGCGCGGATACCGATGATGACACTGTCGTCGGCGGTGGTGCAGGTTGCGTGATGACAGTATTATTGGATATCACGGTCGAGGAATCGCTGTCCTCGCAAATTGTGTTTCGTCTACCCCTTCGTCTCCGTTCTCGGCCATCTGCATTCTCAGCCAATGCTCCGTTGCTTCCTCTTCTGTTCAACTGATTTAGAGACACTATTTGACATTCCCTTGGGTTATTACACGCACAGACAATGGGCATCATGGGGCTATTTGGATTAGGCGATAGCAAGAGATCATGTTGCTCGTGTCTGATCGTAATTTCGGCATTTTTCTCAATCGCGCTTGTAGTCACAATATACAAATGTAACGTTCCTTTTTCTATACAATGTTTCACTTCCGCGTTAGGTTTACAACTACGTCGCACAAATCTAGCATCGTTTCCATACGTTCTTGTGTCTACACAGACTTCTGTTCCGTCTCGTGGTAATCGATAAAAGAATACAAAGGGTCCGGGCCTCTGGGTATGATGCCTTCCTTGAGGATAGGACGGTCGATGTTGCGTACTTAACATATACTTTCCTCGTAATTCAACGACGGGTGTGTTTGGTGGGAGATACATCGTTGCTACCAGAAACtatataagagaaaaaaatttttttcaaaatacctattttcattaaaaaataactgtTGTCGTTTGAAAAAATACTTACCCTAACGTTGTTACTATGTACGTTGAGCCTACACTTTCCGGTGGCAATGACATTCATGTTACTCTGTCTCAAATCGCTGTGTGTGCCATTTACTTTGATAGATGATATCCTGGCTCGCAATTCTGGACTATAGTGATTTGTCACTGCTTCCTCGTAACGTTCGATCCACTGCCTTAGTGGCGCGACGTTGGAGCTCCACGTATCTTGAGTTTCCTCCTCTTTATCTTCCAAACTCATTCTCCGTTTAGCTTTGCGTTTACCTGGGCCTCGCTTTGTAGCTTCTTTTTTACGAACAGCACTGGATTGTCTCGGATGAGAATCTCTCCTCTGCCTTTTCGcgacgttattattattattattgttattgttgttcAGTCGTCTTACTTGCGGTGGTTCGGATTTTCGTCGAGGAATTTGCTGTTGCAAAGTTCGTTTTTTGGGGATCGTACTGACTCCAACGTCAGTATCTGCCGAACTGGTGGACGATGCATCGGATGATGTATCTGAATTTAACAATTCCTCGCGTTTACGCATTTGCAATGCACGAGCTCTTTGCCTATCTACTCGTCGTGGTCGACAAATTTCACAGAGGTATTCGTCAGGAATGTTAGAACGATCTATACCCATGCAATCAACGTGTTGCCAAActctgaaatgaaaaatttacacTTGTTATGGCAGCGCACTGAGCTGAATTCTATCAAATATCTTAGACATAACAATTTAAACTTACAAACAACGATCACAGCAGATCATGTATCCGTCATCATGTTCAAAATCGCTAGAAAtggacaaatttttaaatatgaatatataatataatatacaatatataaatataaattaatatattttttttaatataaataattaccataTACATCTAGTAACACTGTCTTCATCATCCCCTTCACCCTCGGGAGCAGTTTCGGTTTCTTCGCCTTCCAGTTCTGCGTCCCTGCCTATTTCGCTACTGATAGCACTGGCTGCATCGTCGTCCATATTAGCGCCACTAACGACTATGATGAATAGCACAATGTCGCATGAAAAATACACGGCTTTCATTGTTATTGCGAGTCTAATCGAGTAGCTAGTAGGACTTCGTACCTTTTCCATAAATGTAAGGATGCTGAGAAGTCGTAGACGAACTTCCGGCACCGTTGATAGGCTGTTTTGCGTGAGATGGGGGTGACGGAGGTGACGGTGTTCGTGGTGGTGGTGCCCCATAATTGTGATCCTGTAGGACGTACTGAAGACACTATAATCAAGAATTACGTGTTCTAGGAACAACTATACAGACTACAAAATGCAACAGTGTACACTGCAAAAATGGCACTGAAGATTCGTTATTAAACTTCGCGTTATGTTTACTACGATATATGTGTTACCTCGTAAGGCGGAGGTATTCTTATAATTGGAGTTATAGGACGTTGTTGACGTTCGTCTTCTTTAGATTCGCGCAGCTCGGGTtcaattctaaaaaaataataaatttaattattcaattgaTATAGAATGTGCGCACGgggtaaaataaaagatcaacGAATATATAAGTGACAGAAATAGACACTAACTTGTTCTCAACATCTTTGCGAGGTTCCATGCTAGTTACTGGTAGTAACGTCTTCACTTGTCCAGATTGTTGTCTAACTTGCTGGGAAAACTGTGACGTTGTAATAAGTTGTTTTTGTTGCATAGCTTGCTGTTGTATTTTAATCGGTTGATTTTTATGCATCAACATATTCGCGGCAACAGTCTGTTGAGGAAGCAAGGTTTTGATGCTTGTCTTTTGTGCGATCGCAGTTGCCGGACCTTGACCTTTCACCGCAGTTACGTTTGTATTTAGAGAGGTCTTAATACCGGATACTTTTTGCGTGTGATTCCTCTGAGCTGGTTTTTGAGGAGGTATCGTTTTGATGCATCCAGGCTGCTTTTGAGCATTCTGCGGCCCTATAACGTTCTGTTGTTgctgaattatttttactggCTGCGCGTTCGCATTTCTATGCAACGACTGTTGCACGACGTTCTGCGAGTTCGAAGTTTTTACGGTATTCGCAATTTTCTGAGGTACACTACTTTTTAAATTGCTCTGCTGTAAATTTTGCGCTTGATTCTTCGCCACACCTACTCTCATTACcatttgttgttgttgtatCTTAGAGTTAACTACCTGAGTTCGTTGATTATTGGGGATGGTCGCGGCGATCGTCGCAACCTTTTGGTGAACATTCGTAATACTGTGACTTTTCTGTGTTTGTGGATTCGTATTCgcttgttgttgctgctgagGCTGTTGTTTCTGCGCCACTTGTTGCTGCGATTGTTGTTGTGCTTGTGAAGTCTGCTGTAGCAACTGTTGTTGCAATTGGGACGAGTTCTGGATATGTACTTGCTGCGATTGTTGTGGCTGTGAGATTACTGGTTGTTTGTTTACGGTTAATAAGTTGGCGTTTTGGAGCGTTTTACTGATATTTGGAACGCTGTTACTCTTGCAAGCGCTCGCGAAAGATTGTACTCTGCTGGAATTAACCGTGGTCGCAGTCTGAGACTTTTGCAAAGCCGTCGCAGTTTGTGATCTCTGATGCTGCGTCGGCGGCTGAACTTGTTGCACGTGTTTCTGAACCTGCGGTAACTGTTGCTGACATTGCACTTGCCCCATTACTTGTACCTTCTGCATACCAGCTACGGAGTTGCCACATTTTTGGACGTTATTCACCGCCGCAGCGTTCGATTGCTGCCTAGGCACAGTCACGGTCTTCTGCGACTGAACCTGTAATTTCTGTAATCCCTGCTGTTGATTACCCGGTATCTGTTGCAGTTGTGCTTTATGATTCGGATGACTACTTAACATCTGCGACGATACCTTTTGGTTATTGTAGACTTGCGCTACTTTCTGCGTGTTCGCGGCGTTTGCTTGCGCTTTTTGAAGCGTCGAATTCCCTTGTTGTTGGACTCTCTGTACGTTGGTATTGTTCGTGACTTGATTAACAGCAAACTGGGTGGTTTGAGCGGTACCAGTCGACGACATTTGGCTCTTCTGTGCGGTCTGTATCCTAGGTACGGAGTTCCTCTGCACGGTTACCCCTTGACTGACATTCGTCACAGCCTTCACTTTCTGCAAGTTAACCGTCTGACCCTGTCCGACGAGATTTTGCGTTTTCACGTGTATCCTTTGAATGTTGGGCAACGAAGTCGCGGTAGTGATGGCTCTAACCGCGTTGTTGCTTACGACAAGCTGCGAAGGGACCGGTTGAACTTTTAAAGACATGCTAGCCTGCAAACTAGATATCGTGGTCGtctgttgctgctgttgcttGCCCTCACAGGTGACGACCACCTGATTTCTAGTTTGCTGTTTGCTCTGCGTGGATACTGTAGCATGCTGCAAAGGATACACATGTGCTACTCCGCTACCTGGAGATGATAAAGATTGAGCGTTTACCGGAACATGGGTTACGTTGGAGGATACGTTCAGCGTTAAAGGCGCGGGCTGTGTTTGATGGCTAGACGACGGTAATTTCTGAGAGATGACGCGAGTCGACAGCACCTGGGTGGTATTCGTTTGAGGTCCAGTGATTCTCTGCACCTCCCTAACGGCTTTTGCTACTGGATAGGTAACGCTAACTGATTTCACGGTGGAAAAGGAAATAACATGACCAGCTGGAATTTCTGCGGCACTCTCCAAACATTGAAGGATCTGTGGTTTGCCGCCGGCATCGTCGGTTCCCGTCGTGTTCGATGTTTCCTGATTCACCGACGAGGACGGCTGACCGCTGCTGCAGTTCTTCTTCTCGAGGGATGTTTCTACGGTGCCCAACTTTAAGACGAAGCTCATGGTGGTTTCAGCGCTCTGTGGAAAGCTGTCAATGCGTTTTGACGCGGCGGTGGCACCATCATTCTCGTGAGCATCGGTATGCTCGGTTGGGGACGGCGGGGGAGGTGGGCCAGGCCCTGGGGACAATTGCTCCCCACCTCCACCTGTTCCACCCCCCGATAACTTGATCACCGACGGAGTCGACGTCTTGGAGGCCTTTCAATCACGCCAACTGGAAACTCGAGAGAGTTAGGATGGGATGGCTATCCTCGCCCTGCTTGACGGGATACCACGCTCTTCGATTCCGCTATTTGAGGATTCTGAACCATAGGCTGCAACATATAATCGGTGATTCTTTTGTTAGCCTTGAGATAGTAAGTTTTCAACGACATTCGGTTAAGCGAAACGTATGGTGTAAGGGCTCGTCTTCGCTGAAGCACCATCGAGCAATCTCTCGTCGCTGTTTCAAGTTTCTTGAAAAAGTCGCCGCATGTTGCTTCAGTGCAGACGAGTTCTGAGAAAagatttcttgaaaaattcgaCGATAACTTTAGGAGAGCGATACATGTCCTTGGCTACGTACCCTAATCCAAACATCTCTcaaaaagtattaattattcagCGTTCATGACGTAGCcatggaatatttaaagatgTTGATCCAGAAAAACGTTCCCTTCCAATCGTTCGATAAAACTAATGCTTATCTAATAGATATCGTTTTCAACGAATTCAAGATCGAACCGGTTCACGATTGTTTCGATATCGTGAAAGCTGAGATACTTAGCAACGGTGAAAAGGAAATGGGGAGAAAGGAACCAAGTGGTATTTAATGTCTTAAGTATTTAATTACGATGGCAATATCGAcaagagaaagggaaaaatgaTCGAAATGTTAATTTCTGGTCGCGTTTAACAATGATATCCCTCGCTGTGGAACCGGTTCGCAATTCCACGATAAAATCAATTTAGATTAGACCGCGAATCGATGGAAAGCGTTTAATACGTTTAATTATCATGTCttctattgtttaatattagaatCGTTTATCGACTATCGTTGACAAAATTTACATACAGTAACTACAAAAGTAtctgtacataacgttacttTCTAACGAagtgttcctttttttccttttatcagATTCTACATTTCACTTTCATAGTATCAAACTTTGGTAGTCGTATGAAAGTATGTACCGTTAAATAATACTAATCGTAAgcttaatatatttgaaactaATTAATATGTCGATGACTTACTGCATAAATATCGTATGTCAACTTTTAGCGTTTTCTAGAAAATCAGtcttaaacgataaataaatatttgttgcattgtatttattgttatCAACGTCATTGTAAAATTGGTTGCAAATCGTGCATTGATGCTCCTTAGGAATATAACATGATCACAATAGATCATGCTCGTTGGAAATATCTCTATATAGGTACACTATATGCAGTAAACAAAGTTATTATTTTCGACAGATTTATGAAATGGATATAATAGTTTTTATAGAGAATAACGAAAATATGAGAAACTATTACATAGAAACTGAAATTTCACAAGaagcaattaatttatgtaatataatgataatgagataatattaatattcgagTAATTTACCAATATATTGTAGTATCATGTGTGTAATTTATCGTAGTACAATATCCATGATACCGTAACGTATTATTCTATGTGAATCTTTAAAGTAAACTGATAATTTTAAGCTTTTAAGACCGTTCGTACTCTATTCGCACAAACTATTATCACTTTCTAGCGTTATAACTAgattgtggatttttatacaaattcatatttttgagaatataatgaaaaatgtaaatttgccTGCCAAATGTTATAGAAGGCGC
It includes:
- the LOC132914779 gene encoding uncharacterized protein LOC132914779 isoform X5; the encoded protein is MSFVLKLGTVETSLEKKNCSSGQPSSSVNQETSNTTGTDDAGGKPQILQCLESAAEIPAGHVISFSTVKSVSVTYPVAKAVREVQRITGPQTNTTQVLSTRVISQKLPSSSHQTQPAPLTLNVSSNVTHVPVNAQSLSSPGSGVAHVYPLQHATVSTQSKQQTRNQVVVTCEGKQQQQQTTTISSLQASMSLKVQPVPSQLVVSNNAVRAITTATSLPNIQRIHVKTQNLVGQGQTVNLQKVKAVTNVSQGVTVQRNSVPRIQTAQKSQMSSTGTAQTTQFAVNQVTNNTNVQRVQQQGNSTLQKAQANAANTQKVAQVYNNQKVSSQMLSSHPNHKAQLQQIPGNQQQGLQKLQVQSQKTVTVPRQQSNAAAVNNVQKCGNSVAGMQKVQVMGQVQCQQQLPQVQKHVQQVQPPTQHQRSQTATALQKSQTATTVNSSRVQSFASACKSNSVPNISKTLQNANLLTVNKQPVISQPQQSQQVHIQNSSQLQQQLLQQTSQAQQQSQQQVAQKQQPQQQQQANTNPQTQKSHSITNVHQKVATIAATIPNNQRTQVVNSKIQQQQMVMRVGVAKNQAQNLQQSNLKSSVPQKIANTVKTSNSQNVVQQSLHRNANAQPVKIIQQQQNVIGPQNAQKQPGCIKTIPPQKPAQRNHTQKVSGIKTSLNTNVTAVKGQGPATAIAQKTSIKTLLPQQTVAANMLMHKNQPIKIQQQAMQQKQLITTSQFSQQVRQQSGQVKTLLPVTSMEPRKDVENKIEPELRESKEDERQQRPITPIIRIPPPYECLQYVLQDHNYGAPPPRTPSPPSPPSHAKQPINGAGSSSTTSQHPYIYGKVVSGANMDDDAASAISSEIGRDAELEGEETETAPEGEGDDEDSVTRCICDFEHDDGYMICCDRCLVWQHVDCMGIDRSNIPDEYLCEICRPRRVDRQRARALQMRKREELLNSDTSSDASSTSSADTDVGVSTIPKKRTLQQQIPRRKSEPPQVRRLNNNNNNNNNNVAKRQRRDSHPRQSSAVRKKEATKRGPGKRKAKRRMSLEDKEEETQDTWSSNVAPLRQWIERYEEAVTNHYSPELRARISSIKVNGTHSDLRQSNMNVIATGKCRLNVHSNNVRFLVATMYLPPNTPVVELRGKYMLSTQHRPSYPQGRHHTQRPGPFVFFYRLPRDGTEVCVDTRTYGNDARFVRRSCKPNAEVKHCIEKGTLHLYIVTTSAIEKNAEITIRHEQHDLLLSPNPNSPMMPIVCACNNPRECQIVSLNQLNRRGSNGALAENADGRERRRRGRRNTICEDSDSSTVISNNTVITQPAPPPTTVSSSVSAPPRRTVTTTVANTVRQIPKEEPLTLVQQPQTSPNLSQPIVPETKKDKKKMTREERKMEAIMKAFERLEKAEQRKQEVQARNAQRKESGGTHSDNEDSHSVTIQTKQKQQNSDRPLRRKRRKGRARTTSTSQSQSSSRRTRLNSADSDESSGEESNSMQSPPLLSQNHSQSRDAPYHLHTPAKSTNESVATAAHQGIPTAAGLLLALANSNAPGPSSPPLQQPTPVKSPTCDSGASSSSQSSTPSTPLSSACLLVAAAVGPLAPGFKFPKTKKVLMNEWLKESPDPPQSNISQISPLPALPPASATNSINPLCRSSDFSLPTDSSAEFLTQSYAAKSLATLVQAANSVSGICDSPPQRKQQAISGHTVCPVSTGSAKKRWLRQAISEECDSPNSRPESPPASEMVAPPKKRRIARESLSSDNYTPPTTPTMLVPESTSNNRSLCPVEDDFIEHLQSSLVDQNEEGHTTTESVKQEIASHEHVNSNDIVRQKLSIDISQDFHLKNVKSEKHLVIDISIMKEENIGVKKEEKDEMDCDTYMHLESKSFIKNELRSVKNELVSHQKNRSKKEYIIKKEENLDMEKGTVEIVDQNEGDTEMEDFSSPIAVMESDAILKERVAEMKLEFGGSINEMVKVEDDKCDDYKRSEDMKCEIKSDDNMSIDEFDVEAQMKKITGDDGNDYKEKVDTSSEKDKSMDGIEGLMESSKEDSESEDKEIDDVKYESSSFKSFNLNHEEKLFKEFGSKSESECIIENSIKEIEQSQESQKLEQPSAFVTSSEESIFESVSSNMDTESITEPPKSFHSIPPLSERIRKKTEATSAPKSQLNFEAAIIESTIDMETEDESKNGEQKSMLSTALRELLEAKLDDLTNESAKEEVIEENNVPYIEPKCETSEQIIEIQECTTKPIPQNVHNEETPIKEEEAPPKEIKRLKDPRTVVPNSMPAPAFKPETIPPVKRK